The genome window TGATCAATAGTGATGGCGTATTTTTTTGAAATCCTGTATAAGGTATCGCCTTTTACGACAACGTATTCCTTAGTAAAACTAGTCGTGTTATTTTCTTTTACTTCCTCTACGACTCTAGGTTTCTCATCAATAGACTTACCCAAAGCCATATTATCATAACGATACAACTCGTAACGTTCAATAAGACTGATCAATTTTTGCGGGTACTTCCTATCGGTTGCATAACCAGCTTCTCTCAAGCCATTTGCCCAACCTTTATAATCGTCTTGATCCAATTCAAAAAGTCCCGCATACCGCCTTCGGTCTTTTAAAAATAAGGAGTGATCTCTATAAGAATAACTCGCATCATTATACGTACGGAAGCATTCTTGATCTTCATCATCATCATGATAGATACGTCCACCGGTCCATCCTGTATGACATTTGATTCCAAAATGATTATTTGCTTCTAACGCCAGTCTTCCATTACCCGAACCGCTTTCTAGAATTCCTTGTGCAAGGGTTATACTTGCCGGAATTTTATAAAGTTTCATTTCTTGAATAGCAACATCCTTAAAATCTTCCACATAGTTGGCAATTTTATCCGTACTGCGGGTGGTTGTTGTAGTCGTAACCTTATCGTTTTCCTGAATAACTACGGGTGCATTAGGAGTCGTTGTGGTTCTTTTTGATTTTTGTTTGGTAGTTCTAACGTGTTTCTTAGAGCCGCAAGAAACTAAGAACATTCCAGCTAATAATAAGGAGCAAAGGAGTCTAAAATTGATTTTCATAACTAAGCTTAAGGCGTCGTTTTTTTTCTAACATTTTATTATATCCAGCAATTGATTGCAAACCGCCAGTATGGACAGCTAAAATACGGGTTTTACCTTTGATAACGCCACTTTCAACCATTTGTTCTATACCGTACATCATTTTTGCTGTATAAATGGGTTCTAATGGGATTCCATAAGGGTTTTCTATAGTTAGGCTTTCGCGAAAGCGAGTATTCATATAATCAATTAATCGATCATCAGACTTTGCATAACCGCCAAAAGTCATTTCATTCACCACCTCAAAATCCCTTCTAAGGGTGTATTGTTCAATCTCTTCTTTCATAAAGCCTCCTTTTAAAGCAGAGAAAACAATAACTTTTTGATGTGGTGAAGCAGTGTTAATAATTCCCGCAGCTGTACCACCAGTACCAGCAGCTACGCAAATAATATGGTAATAGGTGGTATCGTATTCTGTGAGAATTTCCTCCGTTCCTTTTACAGCAAGACTGTTCGTTCCACCTTCTGGAATATTGTAGTAAGAGCCAAAAATAGCCTCCATCTGTGTCTGAAATGCTTTCGTGTCTTTCTCTCGATATGCCTGCCTAGAAACAAAATGAAACTGCATGCCATTTTGATGGGCTTTTTTTAAAGTGCTGTTGTGAGCAAATGTCTTTTCCAGATCCTCAGCTAACTCTTCTCCCCGTATAACCCCTATAGTACGTAAATTAAGAAGTTGTCCTGCTGCCGCAGTTGCTGCAATATGGTTAGAAAAAGCACCGCCGAAGGTCAGAATAGTGCGCGCACCTTGCTTTTGAGCCTCAAGAAGATTGTATTTGAGTTTACGCAACTTATTCCCTGAAACCTCTTTGTGGAGTAAGTCTTCTCTCTTCATGTCCACCTCAATTTCTAAATCTGGAAAAGATTTGAACTTTTGATTCACAGAATCATTTGGTGTAAAAAGCCTATTCATACGCATACTTTTTACTGTAAAATTTCAAAAACGAAAATAACTTTCGGCTTTTTAAATAGTGGAGACTTGCCTCATTGGAATAAGCTTCTCTTTCAAAGACGATATTCCTGTATGCGAGAAAATGATTTTTAAACCTCAACAGCCGAATCAAATAATCGGTTCCATACCACGTATAGAAGAAAATGATGACTAATTCCTTTTGCTGTGCGGCATGAATATGTTCATGATTTATACAAACAAGGTCCTTGACATATTCTTTATCCTTTACCAACAAAAATGGCCATAGCCTTATGCCGTTGTATGTTTTAAGCTGTTTTGAGGGTATAGGAATCATAAGTGCAAAGTTATTCATTTACTGCTTGATTTTGGGTCGTGTGCATATCAGATGCGTGCGATTTTATCTGGCTTTTGTAATGCCAGCCTAACAACCTTCCATAACGCGCATTACAAATGCGCCATTAGCATACACGCATCAAAAGATAGGCGCGACCTGGTGTATACAGATGATTGTAGTTGTGACGTAAAAATTATTATTATTTGGTAGAACTCATAAGGCGCATTGCAAATGCGCTCTTATTACACACTATCAAATATATGTGCGAGATGCAGTAGGAATAGCAGCACCTGTAAAAAACTGTTTTAAAATAATATCTACGTCAAAAAAAATAGTGATCGAAGCTAAAACTCCAATCACTATGATGTATGCATAATGCTATAAAGGCATTACCAATTATAAAAATGGAATGGCCTAATTACCCTCACTTAACGTAAAGCTTCCATCCCCATTAAAATTTGAAAGGTTAATGGTCACGGTCCATGTTCCTGGGGTACCGGCAGATGTTACACCAGAAAAGGAATCTGGCTCGACAGCACCATTCAAAGACCTGTCTAAAACTGTTGTACCATCTGCATCTTTGACAATCATTTGAAATACACCAGTAGCAGAAGATGTAATATCTGCATTATAGTCTGCAGTAGAAAGGTCGTTTTGCCAGTTAAAAGTTTCAGAGGCAGCACCACCATTACCTGAAAAGTCACCGCCTATATCACCAGTAATACCTTCCGTTAACCTCACATTTGCGATTAAGTCATCATCATCAGAGCAGCTGTGTAAGAAGAATGCCGTGGAGATAAGTGTTAGAATAATAATAGGTTTTAAAAATTTCATAATATATATTTTCCACGTAAAATAGATCTTTTTATGCATTACTAAATATTTATATTTTTAATATAATGCATAAGTGTTATTTATGTGTAGCGAGCATATATTCTGGTTGCGTAACGACCATAGGGGCTATTGCCACCTGCAGGTGGAACACCATCATTTAAATACCGATAAAACAACTCTTTATCTGTTCTATTTTCTGTGGATACTATCGTATTTTTAAAACATGAAAAAGATTATTCCTGTAGAAGAAGGCGATTATTATATAACACCTCAAGGATACCGCTGCTTTACAGAGCAATACCACCTTAAAAGAGGTTATTGTTGTGAAAGCGGTTGCCGCCATTGCCCGTATGGTTATGATAAGAAAACAAACAGCCAAAATTAAAATTTCATGAATGACACTAATTCTTTAGCAGGCTTTCGCGAAAGCATACAAACAGGGATTCCTGAAACATTACCAGCAGCTTATAGATACGATCCTGATGTGAATCATGCTCCTAAAC of Nonlabens sp. Ci31 contains these proteins:
- a CDS encoding glucosaminidase domain-containing protein; translation: MKINFRLLCSLLLAGMFLVSCGSKKHVRTTKQKSKRTTTTPNAPVVIQENDKVTTTTTTRSTDKIANYVEDFKDVAIQEMKLYKIPASITLAQGILESGSGNGRLALEANNHFGIKCHTGWTGGRIYHDDDEDQECFRTYNDASYSYRDHSLFLKDRRRYAGLFELDQDDYKGWANGLREAGYATDRKYPQKLISLIERYELYRYDNMALGKSIDEKPRVVEEVKENNTTSFTKEYVVVKGDTLYRISKKYAITIDQLKKLNRLKSDELNIGQVLIVK
- a CDS encoding 1-aminocyclopropane-1-carboxylate deaminase/D-cysteine desulfhydrase; its protein translation is MNRLFTPNDSVNQKFKSFPDLEIEVDMKREDLLHKEVSGNKLRKLKYNLLEAQKQGARTILTFGGAFSNHIAATAAAGQLLNLRTIGVIRGEELAEDLEKTFAHNSTLKKAHQNGMQFHFVSRQAYREKDTKAFQTQMEAIFGSYYNIPEGGTNSLAVKGTEEILTEYDTTYYHIICVAAGTGGTAAGIINTASPHQKVIVFSALKGGFMKEEIEQYTLRRDFEVVNEMTFGGYAKSDDRLIDYMNTRFRESLTIENPYGIPLEPIYTAKMMYGIEQMVESGVIKGKTRILAVHTGGLQSIAGYNKMLEKKRRLKLSYENQF
- a CDS encoding DUF5522 domain-containing protein, which produces MKKIIPVEEGDYYITPQGYRCFTEQYHLKRGYCCESGCRHCPYGYDKKTNSQN